A stretch of DNA from Saccharospirillum mangrovi:
CGACCGCCAGAACGCCGACTGGCTGATGCGCGAACGCCAATGGCTGTTGTTGCAGGCACTGCTGCACGGCCAGGAACACCGGCGACTGCCCGAAGCCAGCCAGCATCGGTTGGAAGCACTGTTGCCGATGGAGCGCAACGACGACTTCCTCTACGCCTTCCGGCTGGCGCAGGTCAGTTGGGCTGCCAGCCTGAACCCGCGCGAGCAGGACTATTTGCGCAAAGCGCTGATCGGCAGCCTGAAATGGGCGCGTCGGCTGGGCAACAAAGTCGCGGTGATCAAGGTGTTGCAGTCGATCGCGCAACTGCAAACGCGCAACGGCCGCCACGAACGCGCGCTGCGCTGCCTGTATCTGGCGTTGCATTTGAGCGAACCGCTGAATTCGCCCGGCCACGACGTGCCCATTCTCAGCGATCTGGGCTGGTTGCATCTGAACCGCCAGAACCTCACCGCCGCGCGCGATACCTTTCAGGCGGCGCTGCAACGGCTGCAACAATCGACCAACTACCATCAGGTCGCCATCACGCTGAACAACCTGGCCTGGACGTATTTCGTCGGCGGCAATCTGCCCGAGTGCGACCGCCTGCTCGGCACCGCCATTCGCCTGTGCCGCAGTCGCGGCTTCCGCAGCCTGCCCTATCACACGCTCGACGACTTATTGCTGCATCAGGCTTTGTGCCGTTTTCATCAGGGCAACAGCGTGCTGGCGCAGCGTACTTTGCATGAAATCGACCACCGCCATCACAACCTCAGCGCCAAGGGCGAACTGCTGCATTCGTGTCTGTCGCTCTACTTTGCGCGGGCCGAAAACAACACGGCAGCGGTGACGCAACTGAACGACCGGCTCGATGCCCAAGTCAAAAACCACGTCGAAATTCCGGCCTATCTGAAGCGCATCATTGAGCACGCACGCGGCCTGGGTGAAGCGAACCAACCCTGGCTCAGCCTGGGCGGCATTGCGACCAAAACGTTGTCGAGCCGGCCGGTCGATGTCGTGTCGTTGCTGCGTTCGGCGGAACTGGAAGGCGAAGTCGAAAAGCTGCAACAGCGGGTGCGCGACACCCGTTTGCTCTCGCATCTGAGCGCTCAGGCCAACGCCGCCACCGACGCCAAACGGCTGGTACAGACCTTGGTGCGTCAGTTGAGCGCGCATCTGGATTGCGATTATGTTGCCATCGAATTGCGGCCGCAGGCCTATATGTCGTCCATCTTCTACAGCCACGGCCTGGACGATGTAGACGCCGAACGCCTGCACCACACCCTGGCGCTGCACAAACTCACGCGCGGCCGGGTGTTGCTGAATCTGCGCGATCTGAACCTCGACGGGTTTGAATCCGGCGCGCTCTACATCAACTCCATCAGCCTGCCGAAACACGATTTTGGCGATCTGATGTTGATGACGCGTCAGCCGCAGGGGTTTGAAGAATCGGTGCTGCGCACCAGCTCGATGTTGGCGGCGCAACTGGCCGCCGCCATTCAACGGTTAATGCACGAAAAAGAACTGCAATATTTGTCGTCCACCGACATGCTGACCGGCCTGATCAACCGGCAAGCGCTGTACCCGCGTCTGGAAGAAGAACTGGCGCGCACCCGTCGGCATTCGAATTACCGTTTCTGTTTAGCCTTTCTGGATTTAGACAACTTCAAATACCTGAACGACCACTACGGCCACAACCTCGGCGATCAGGTGTTGCAAGGTTTTGCCAAACTGCTCGACGACCACAGCCGCGCTGAAGATTTAGTAGCGCGCCTGGGTGGCGACGAATTCGTCATCCTGTTTCCCGGCCAGGCCAGCGAACAGGTTGAACGGTTTTGCAGCCGCTTGCTGGTGCAATTCAGTACCACCAAAACGGTGCAGCAAACGCTCAAGCGTTTTACCGGCCAGAGTTTGAAATTGCCGAGCGAGCGTCGGCTGGGATGTTCGGTGGGCATTATTGAATTGAACAAAGACACGGTGCCGTCGTCGGTCGATACGCTGTTGAATCAGGCCGACCAGGCCATGTACGTCGCCAAAAGCCAGGGCAAAAACCAAGCCGTGGTGGTGCCGTTCAGCGAACCGGACACCGACCCGGAATGAAGACTGGCTTAGAGCACCTCAACCGGCGCGATAGCGTTCGATAAAGACCCGCGTCGGCGCATTCATCGCCAGCGACACCGGCGCGCTGGTTTGCGCCAACACCAGGTCCAGCATGCGCTGACCAACACCACGCCGCCGCGTCGCCGCCCGCACCGCAAAACCGACGATCTCGCCGCCCGCCAGCAACACCGCGCCCACAATGCGTTCGTTAAAACGCGCCACGTACAGCGTCACCGTCGTCGGATCGGCCAGCCATTGTTGCCAGGCGCGGCAGTACGACGGGCAATCGAGCTGTTCGGCCGCCAGCCGTTCCAGCTCAGCCAAATCGCGTTCATCGGGTGCGTTTAACGCCTGCAACGTGACCGGCATAACGGCCTCCATGGGTGGTTTGGCGCGCAGCATACCGATATACTCAGCGCTCGCAAACCGGGCGTTACAGCCCGGCACCCCTGGGCCCTAACCGAAATTCGAGAGTGTCTTATGAGTCGCCAGGCGACGATCGAACGCAACACCAGCGAGACGCGCATCCGTGTCAGCCTGAATCTGGATGGCACCGGCCAGGCCAACTTCGATACCGGCATGCCGTTCCTCGACCACATGATGGATCAGATTGCCCGTCACGGCCTGATCGATCTGGACATTCTCTGCCAGGGCGACAACCACATCGACGATCACCATTCCGCTGAAGACATTGGCATCACCCTCGGCCAGGCCATGGCTAAAGCCGTAGGCGACAAAAAAGGCATCACCCGTTACGGCCACGCTTATGTACCGTTGGATGAAGCCCTGTCACGCGTGGTGATCGACTTCTCCGGTCGCCCCGGCCTGTTTTACGACGTGCCCTTTACCCGCGCCAGCGTCGGCGGTTTCGATGTCGATCTGTTCCGCGAATTCTTCCAGGGCTTCGTCAACCACGCTCAGGTGTCGCTGCACATCGACAACCTCAAAGGCCAGAACTCGCACCATCAGGTCGAGACCGTCTTCAAGGCGTTTGGCCGCGCATTGCGCATGGCACTGACCGCCGACGAACGCATGGCAGGCGTCACGCCTTCCACCAAGGGCGTGCTGTAATTCCAGTTCGGGCACGCCCATTTCCTGCTCCACTGCACACTG
This window harbors:
- a CDS encoding acetyl-CoA sensor PanZ family protein, with protein sequence MPVTLQALNAPDERDLAELERLAAEQLDCPSYCRAWQQWLADPTTVTLYVARFNERIVGAVLLAGGEIVGFAVRAATRRRGVGQRMLDLVLAQTSAPVSLAMNAPTRVFIERYRAG
- a CDS encoding GGDEF domain-containing protein — its product is MDQTYPLRLLDNAWQLSARGQGQILLFADANGASLGALVDHFHPNPTPRRFHYQLGPDAAFYGYYPLLDVVARLYSERGPSNLDLWFDELGIYPPNRAIWRQLLIDHYLRRPPLLLKDHVIQQSLSLGDDLARLLAALSADRPVLVALTNGHWASPALQRWLGRQRPTLAANLMILVANDADQLPLADTNAQEAPPGHSLSEAGWLIDLPPTNAAIPAWPLLDPVKSESIPTLIQQALQNHALLCHEETLTLCDQINQMLDERQIVLVTDHRYDLLLLEAEALFYSDRYNGAITALNELLELARQEGDALWQFDAYLRLAWCGLHKYRLGDAWQMIKHAQSALQSIDRQNADWLMRERQWLLLQALLHGQEHRRLPEASQHRLEALLPMERNDDFLYAFRLAQVSWAASLNPREQDYLRKALIGSLKWARRLGNKVAVIKVLQSIAQLQTRNGRHERALRCLYLALHLSEPLNSPGHDVPILSDLGWLHLNRQNLTAARDTFQAALQRLQQSTNYHQVAITLNNLAWTYFVGGNLPECDRLLGTAIRLCRSRGFRSLPYHTLDDLLLHQALCRFHQGNSVLAQRTLHEIDHRHHNLSAKGELLHSCLSLYFARAENNTAAVTQLNDRLDAQVKNHVEIPAYLKRIIEHARGLGEANQPWLSLGGIATKTLSSRPVDVVSLLRSAELEGEVEKLQQRVRDTRLLSHLSAQANAATDAKRLVQTLVRQLSAHLDCDYVAIELRPQAYMSSIFYSHGLDDVDAERLHHTLALHKLTRGRVLLNLRDLNLDGFESGALYINSISLPKHDFGDLMLMTRQPQGFEESVLRTSSMLAAQLAAAIQRLMHEKELQYLSSTDMLTGLINRQALYPRLEEELARTRRHSNYRFCLAFLDLDNFKYLNDHYGHNLGDQVLQGFAKLLDDHSRAEDLVARLGGDEFVILFPGQASEQVERFCSRLLVQFSTTKTVQQTLKRFTGQSLKLPSERRLGCSVGIIELNKDTVPSSVDTLLNQADQAMYVAKSQGKNQAVVVPFSEPDTDPE
- the hisB gene encoding imidazoleglycerol-phosphate dehydratase HisB; this encodes MSRQATIERNTSETRIRVSLNLDGTGQANFDTGMPFLDHMMDQIARHGLIDLDILCQGDNHIDDHHSAEDIGITLGQAMAKAVGDKKGITRYGHAYVPLDEALSRVVIDFSGRPGLFYDVPFTRASVGGFDVDLFREFFQGFVNHAQVSLHIDNLKGQNSHHQVETVFKAFGRALRMALTADERMAGVTPSTKGVL